The region AGCCTGAGCTCGGCTGTCCTGGCAGCCTGGATATCTTGAAGGATGCGAGGATTATCGAGGAGGCGAACCGTGTCTGGGCCGACTTGACAAGATTCTGTAACCATGCGTCGCAATTGTTCGTACCAAGGGGTGGGACGAGATTCGGATCTTTCACTTGAATTAAGCGTTCAACGAACCCACAAGACCGCTGACAGCCGAAAGCAGGGCCTCTCGCTCGCCGCGAAGCGCCCTCCTCAGAGCTTCTCTCTTCAGGAGTTCCCCATAGCGACGAAACTCTGCAGCTAGACCAGCCGGACCTCGAACCCCAGAGAACTGGGCACGCAGCTTTGCGGCAACCCTTTCTTCAGCGGGTCCCAAAGACTCCTCAACTTTCCGTTTTGCTCGTTCCCATGCAGCCTCGTCCTCGTCGGCACTAAGGCCTTCAAAAAAACAAGAGAACAGTACAACATGGTGACACCCTAACGGTTCACCTGTCTCAGGTTCAGTATCTTACCTTGAATTTCGTCGAAGACTCGCAAAAGACGATCCGCTCCGAGAGCGGCACGCTCACCCGGCGTCAATAGTCTAACAAGCTGCCGGTGTTGAGCACGAAGTTCCGTAAGGAGCCTGAAACAAAATAGTATTTCAGAAAAGGTGATTCAATTATGCAAGGGCGAAATACCGAAACacaaataatacatttttttaatctacaGAAAGAGGTCTTTCATCTCATATACCTAAGTCGTTTTCCCAAGCTGGCGCATCTTTGAGGCGTGTGAACTGGGCCTTTCCAAGGATGAAGAGATTGGTGAGGCCAAAAGAGTCCGGTTAGTCTTTCACAAGAAACCATCCACTTCTCGCAGAGGCTGGCCCCGACGGCCACAGCTTCATCCCTCGCCTGGGGTCCGTCACCGGCACCAATACCTTGGGCATTGACGAGAGACTCCGCGACGGAAACAATTTCGTTACCAATAACGTCGAGTAGCGACCTCATTCTATGCTCCGAGTATGCTGACCCCTCGAGCTTCCACAGGTCGTCGACGTACCCAGCAACCGCTTCCAACGCCTCCTCAGCGGCCTCGAGGCTTTCCCTGTTGATCGGATTAAGCGAAGGTGAAACACAAGTGCGAGATCATGAGGTCAGAGGAAGAGCCGAAGCCAACCTCGAGGCTGCAGCGCGATCCAGCTCAAGTCTCATTCGCTTCAAGGTCTCCGTAGCTTCAATGGCAACGCGTCGTTCCTCAGAGCTTTTCCCCCCGCTAGCCCGTCTCTCCCAAGTTGCCTGTTCCTCGAGGACCGTAGTAGCCGGCCGGGGTCCAAGAAGACTCTCTTCCAGCTTCTTCAGCAGATCTCCAGCGACCCCCGCCCGCTGTAGAGCCGGGCCCCAGACCAGGCGAAGGGCGCTCAACAGAGCCGAGCCTTCACCCGTGTTGGATGAACCTGCACGCTTCGCGTTGCCACCCGTGGTCACGACCTGAACCAGGTCGTGGAAGTTCTCGTCTGTCACTGCGGCAGCTTTCACCTGAAAAATCCAAGACGAGTCAGTGCCTGTGATGCAATTTCGAGTTAAAAGCGAATCTAATCACCTTGAAGAAGACCAAGGTGTTGCCTCCACGGGAGGGTAGCTCGATAGTGAGTTTTAGTCCCATGTCCTCCGACTCTCGGGGCTGGGCGCACAGCGTCCTGCACGAAGGTTCATCGAGGAATTTTTCTACCTCAGGAGTACCCGCGATTGCTGGATTCGCGTCAACCGGAACTCCGAAATAATGCGAAGCCGTTGATACTATCAACGATCTCCCTCCGTCAAGCTTCACCATTTTCGAATATCGTGCAGTTCAGTTTGAATTGTTGCTGAGTCACTTTTACCCGAGCTCATGAAATGACAATAGACTTGACAAAATGCGCCAAGGTTGAAGGAGAAATGTCACTTGGGTTGTTTGTTACAAACGATGTCATAATGTACCGTCACTGTTACCAAGGTACGCGTGACAACCTTGTTTGGCCACGTGCGTACCCATGACAACCACATGCAGGCCGTGCCACGGTGAACACCAAATTGAACCTTCATCGTCGGGGAAATATCTGCCGGCAAAGCAGACGGATTGATTATTCAAAACTGTCCCAATGATAGGAACTATGTCATCATTTCATATTATGGCAActagaagatgaaaattattgcatAGTCCCAATAGGAATTTCCAATAATGTTCTCAAATAGTCATACTAGAGACCAGGTGAATGCTGTTAATTGCCAGACAGACAGTGCGATGATGAATTATAATTGTACGTTCCAGACCTTGGTATCTTCCGGATGGATTATATTAGAAAATTGATAAGATATATGTAAGTTCTCCAACTTGGCGAATAATCTCTGACTAACCATCGCCTTGACTGATGTGCGTTACTCACGATCAGATACTGGGAGCGTGTAACAACTCGACCAATTTAATGATCTGCGGAAATTGGCATAAAGTGTATCAACACCAAAAGTTTATTTGGCGGTATTACTGACGTCATTTATTCGAGCGGAAGTATCAGACACATGTATTGTCTATCATAAAATAGGATATCAGTCAATTGAAATAAGTATACCATGTGTATACTCTTGCGATCGGTTATCTCACATTCAATCGACGGGTGACGATGAAGCTTATCGGTAACTCGCATATGGTTCTTGAATATTCAAATGTGATAGAATGTTCCAACGTTGATgctttaaaatcaaaaaccgaGCATTATGTCGCGCTATGTctaattacaatatttcgtGTCACGCACAAAATCatgcgataaatttttgtaacgcgTCGGGATTTTCGAGAACTTTAATGTGTAGAATTTCGTCgtttatcttcttcttttgtACAGGTATGCGATAACAGATACTCTCTGTATACCAAATAAATGTAATTGCTTGTACCTAAAAGAATTTGTGACAAATTATTCGATTTATGAACATTGTAGCATAATAACAGTGTTATAATCTcaagataaaatataaattttcagtgCCACGAATGGGATTTGATTAAAAGAAATTCAGCGTAATAAAATCTTTAAAATGTACATGGCCACTTAAAATTACTTCAATGCTTCTAAATTAAATCCGCGACACAACTGCAGCAGGATTTCACCTCTATCTTGATATTTAAAGCAAATTTATTGACATACTGATACGTAATCAGATCGATGgcgtaattttttaattaaaacctTTATGTACGTAATAGTACATTGAATAAAACTCGCGCAGCGGAACAATGATAActgttttactttattttggTATTGCTGTGCAGCAACGCAGTGATTTGGAACTATTATATTAGACTAATGCAGAtaaagaaatattgaattgcACCTACTACTACTACCATGTAATGTCGTATCACTCAGTATATGATTTTTTCCCTTGTCCCTTATTTTTAACTGTTATTATAAACTTATAATGCTCGGCGGTTCGGTTAACCGAGTCCTAATGCTCAATGAACATGATCTATTACTTTGTTATCTGACGTTATCGCGGACAAATCCATGTACTCGTCTGTAATCAGAATGGCATTGCACAGGAAGAAGCAAAACCCAGGGTGCCTCAGGCATGTGAACGTCGcattttttccgattcaaGTGTAATACAACGATCGcttggagtaaaaaataatttacggaACTAACAGTGATTCATTTTAAGACGGTGAACCAATCAAGTGTTTTCTAACATGGATTTTATAACTTTGATACCTCACCGTCGTATATAAAAGTGTTCGCGCACAACTAgcgtgtgaaaatttcatatctcGCATTCGTGccgaaatattattttccttttgaAACCATTATAAATTGGTTTTCACGAAAGTAGTACAACAGTAAATCTCCCCAAATTCCAAACCATGTTCGCCGAGAAAAGTACCAAAATTTGGATGGATCTCTGTCTGAGTATCATAGCCCACTTTCTGATCTTGGCGCCTTCCATCTACATCGTCGTCCTCTATGCACAGACCGACTACAGCCTCTTCGTCTGGCATCCGACATGTTTGACAGTTGGGGTGAGTGCCATTCAATAATATAAAAGCGCTGAGTGAAACGTTCGATGAACATTATGCTGATTCTAGACCAATCTGCAATGTGGCTGATAAAATGTAATCACGAATGAATCACGAaagttatatacatatacatatatcatcgATTGCGTGTGAACTGAATTGGAGTACCTTATACATGTTGCTCTCTTTCGGTTCATACGATAAATTCAATAGACAAAAAAACCTTCACCCTGTACCTATTATAAACAATCATAATTCCCACAGTGCGCTCTGCTGATGACTGAGGCCATACTTGCAATATCGGGGGAGAATTTACTCCTCTCGAAAAGTTCGAGGGTAAATCGTATCAGGGTTCACTCGCTGTTACACATCCTGGGTATGGTGCTCATGACGGTTGGGTTCGGTGTCATCATAGCCAACAAGATAAACAACAACAGTAACCACTTTACATCGGACCATGGAAAGCTGGGTTTGACGGCGGTGATCGTCGCCTACGTCGTCGCCCTGGGCGGAGTTTCCACGTCGTATTCCGGGCTGCTGTCTCCGAGAGTGAGCCTTGCCAGCCTGAAACTTGTCCACGGCTGCTGCGGCATCGTCGCGATTATCCTGCTCTTCGCCACCCTCTTTACCGGCCTCTATAAGAGGTCGTTCCTCGGCAGTGACCTTGGCGTAAGCCTCACAATCTCCTCATACGTTGTCGGCCTATTTATCGTC is a window of Neodiprion fabricii isolate iyNeoFabr1 chromosome 6, iyNeoFabr1.1, whole genome shotgun sequence DNA encoding:
- the LOC124185212 gene encoding transmembrane reductase CYB561D2-like; protein product: MFAEKSTKIWMDLCLSIIAHFLILAPSIYIVVLYAQTDYSLFVWHPTCLTVGCALLMTEAILAISGENLLLSKSSRVNRIRVHSLLHILGMVLMTVGFGVIIANKINNNSNHFTSDHGKLGLTAVIVAYVVALGGVSTSYSGLLSPRVSLASLKLVHGCCGIVAIILLFATLFTGLYKRSFLGSDLGVSLTISSYVVGLFIVLVKPLYTTLVRIRGIFT